One genomic segment of Helicobacter pylori NQ4053 includes these proteins:
- a CDS encoding toprim domain-containing protein: MAYVKNAIHLPLDSLLERNGYRLNAQKSTKIWKVYGNSNEKLLVRQNANFQWFYLNCDNKADSGNIINFCKNRNLDLMGFTQGLSVNDNTIKENTLRLASKEADKSKEQQKIIDKFNQFELYDLTNSKMLEKRKLNGNLFLVYNHSLKKDKHNNMCVPNFLYSKNSHSNEIISYTRRLENPMTSLNNQVLSRPINALNKGEKGIEMLTPKDLKLVKNIVLSESIIDSMSYLQLRKLNACESILLSCNGQFNAEKLDAFLEKLLSDIEQSKSKEYADYLKKAQSFELYKGTQTKIENKTNTTRDNLTIHFSRAKYPSSTDFMPAKDWVNESVKSLDELVKVITNYHYSSAIYKNNYRNTHNTKGFSNLLIFDIDNDKDKPNISLEETKSLFKKHGIETLIIPSRNHNKEKHGHIAERFRIIIPTQQPIGQDFNCNDDFSAFNNLCAKALGIYDYIDKKVSVDQSRAYYKSPNDATPIILKGRIMDLTHLKQQAMSNLFTQNKQIQTTEPEPVNKPDLSLNIVLAYDNDKNGQIYTQISEEIIYKHTGNMPNVFIPYSKDCNDDLKLTNLIGNNHINNEMIKNFLERIERQSLFFDGEKKEKLEALKNECLSLIKPQEQTISQNNTKENEKPIQGVDYEM; this comes from the coding sequence ATGGCTTATGTAAAGAACGCTATACACTTACCACTAGATAGCCTTTTAGAAAGAAATGGTTATAGATTGAACGCACAAAAAAGCACTAAAATTTGGAAAGTTTATGGTAATAGCAATGAAAAGCTTCTTGTAAGACAAAACGCTAATTTTCAATGGTTTTATTTAAACTGTGACAATAAAGCTGATAGCGGCAATATTATCAATTTTTGTAAGAACAGAAATTTAGATTTAATGGGTTTTACGCAAGGCTTAAGCGTAAATGATAACACCATAAAAGAAAATACTCTTAGACTAGCCAGTAAAGAAGCGGATAAATCTAAAGAGCAACAAAAAATTATTGATAAATTCAATCAATTTGAACTTTATGATTTAACCAATTCCAAAATGTTAGAAAAAAGAAAGCTTAATGGTAATCTGTTTTTAGTCTATAACCACTCTTTAAAAAAAGACAAACATAATAACATGTGTGTGCCTAACTTCTTATATTCCAAAAATAGCCATTCTAATGAGATCATTTCTTACACTAGACGCTTGGAAAATCCTATGACTAGCTTAAATAATCAAGTATTAAGCAGACCTATCAATGCTTTAAATAAGGGGGAAAAAGGTATAGAAATGCTGACCCCTAAGGATTTAAAGCTGGTTAAAAATATTGTTTTGAGTGAAAGCATTATTGATAGCATGAGTTATTTGCAACTAAGAAAGCTCAATGCTTGTGAGAGTATTCTGTTAAGCTGTAATGGGCAATTTAATGCTGAGAAATTGGACGCTTTTTTAGAAAAATTATTGAGCGACATTGAGCAATCTAAAAGCAAAGAATACGCTGACTATCTTAAAAAGGCTCAGAGTTTTGAATTGTATAAAGGCACTCAAACAAAAATTGAAAATAAAACAAACACCACTAGAGATAATTTAACTATCCATTTTTCAAGGGCTAAATATCCTAGTAGCACAGATTTTATGCCAGCTAAAGATTGGGTTAATGAAAGCGTAAAAAGTTTAGATGAATTAGTTAAGGTGATTACAAACTACCATTATTCAAGCGCGATCTATAAGAATAACTATAGAAATACCCATAACACCAAAGGCTTTTCTAACTTGCTTATTTTTGATATAGATAATGACAAAGATAAACCTAATATTAGCCTAGAAGAAACTAAAAGTCTCTTTAAAAAACATGGCATAGAAACGCTTATTATCCCATCAAGAAACCATAATAAAGAAAAGCACGGACACATTGCTGAAAGATTTAGAATCATTATCCCTACACAACAACCTATAGGTCAAGATTTTAATTGTAACGATGATTTTAGTGCCTTTAACAATCTTTGCGCTAAGGCTTTGGGTATTTATGATTACATAGATAAAAAAGTTTCTGTGGATCAATCAAGGGCGTATTATAAAAGCCCTAATGATGCAACGCCTATTATTTTAAAAGGGCGCATTATGGATTTAACCCATTTAAAACAACAAGCAATGAGTAATCTATTTACGCAGAACAAGCAAATCCAAACCACAGAGCCTGAGCCTGTAAATAAACCTGATTTGTCTTTAAATATTGTTTTAGCCTATGACAATGATAAAAACGGACAAATCTATACACAGATTAGTGAAGAAATCATTTATAAACATACAGGAAATATGCCTAATGTTTTTATCCCATATTCTAAGGATTGTAACGATGACTTAAAACTAACCAATTTGATCGGTAATAATCATATCAATAATGAAATGATAAAAAACTTTTTAGAAAGAATAGAGAGACAATCTTTGTTTTTTGATGGTGAGAAAAAAGAAAAATTAGAAGCTCTAAAAAATGAGTGCTTATCCTTAATAAAACCACAAGAACAAACAATCTCACAAAACAACACAAAAGAAAATGAAAAACCAATTCAAGGAGTAGATTATGAAATGTAA
- a CDS encoding TrbC/VirB2 family protein, whose protein sequence is MKCKNFKERALYFMLLAMPNLLLASGTGVWQSNALQTIINFTSGPFMKAIGAIIVICVGIYVVKNLDRLGEIAWKCIGIILATIAIANAQTIATKLFGVG, encoded by the coding sequence ATGAAATGTAAAAATTTCAAAGAAAGAGCTTTGTATTTTATGCTGTTAGCTATGCCCAATTTATTGTTGGCAAGTGGCACTGGCGTGTGGCAGTCTAATGCATTGCAAACAATCATCAATTTTACTAGCGGTCCTTTTATGAAAGCAATAGGTGCAATTATTGTGATTTGTGTGGGTATTTATGTAGTTAAAAACCTAGACAGGTTAGGAGAAATTGCGTGGAAATGTATAGGAATAATTTTAGCCACTATCGCTATTGCAAACGCCCAAACGATTGCCACTAAATTATTTGGAGTTGGGTGA